One window from the genome of Prochlorococcus marinus XMU1411 encodes:
- a CDS encoding o-succinylbenzoate synthase, whose translation MNLIFRKKSYSFKLTTKVENSKTTYLTKLGWIIKLSSNDKKIGFGEVSPLLEEDLKKCAKQLNMIPENLEVFNLSEQINIFHPCIQSAINSALAEINEEIIFKEKYYFDEIDKTAILLNSKNVISELNEIKKRQSNIGKSVTIKWKVALKNNHEEEANLEEILSQIGNNIKLRIDANGYWGRKIANRWADILKDNKNIDWLEQPLCVDDIEGLTELNKKIPIALDESLLKFPTLIDEWEGWQIRRPSQENNPVKLLRELENKKALISISSSFETGIGKRWLYHLSSLQLQGPTPKVPGLAMNKFPNSFLFLNEAKNIWDQL comes from the coding sequence ATGAACTTAATATTTAGAAAAAAATCTTACAGCTTTAAGTTAACTACAAAAGTAGAAAATTCTAAAACCACTTACCTTACAAAATTGGGTTGGATAATTAAATTATCAAGTAATGATAAAAAAATTGGGTTTGGAGAAGTCTCACCACTTCTAGAAGAAGACTTAAAAAAATGTGCAAAACAACTAAATATGATCCCTGAAAACTTAGAAGTATTTAATTTATCTGAACAAATAAATATTTTTCACCCATGCATTCAATCTGCAATAAATTCTGCATTAGCTGAAATAAATGAGGAAATAATTTTTAAAGAAAAATATTACTTTGATGAAATTGATAAAACAGCCATACTTTTAAATTCTAAAAATGTAATTTCAGAGCTAAATGAAATTAAAAAAAGACAATCTAATATTGGAAAATCAGTAACCATAAAATGGAAAGTAGCATTAAAAAATAATCATGAGGAAGAAGCAAATTTAGAAGAAATTTTAAGCCAAATAGGCAATAATATTAAGTTAAGAATAGATGCTAATGGTTATTGGGGGAGAAAGATAGCTAATAGATGGGCTGATATTTTGAAAGATAACAAAAATATAGATTGGTTAGAACAACCTCTCTGTGTAGATGATATTGAAGGACTGACAGAACTCAACAAAAAAATCCCAATAGCCTTAGACGAATCACTTTTAAAATTTCCAACTTTGATTGATGAGTGGGAGGGTTGGCAAATTCGAAGGCCTTCTCAAGAAAATAATCCAGTTAAGCTTTTAAGGGAATTAGAAAATAAAAAAGCTTTAATATCTATAAGTTCCTCATTTGAAACCGGAATAGGGAAGAGATGGCTTTATCATTTATCTTCTCTCCAATTACAAGGACCAACTCCAAAAGTTCCTGGTTTAGCAATGAATAAATTTCCTAATTCTTTTCTATTTTTAAATGAAGCAAAAAATATATGGGATCAACTATGA
- the menA gene encoding 2-carboxy-1,4-naphthoquinone phytyltransferase codes for MEEDKKKLWKQAIKWPLYSVAILPVLITGAYILNQYEKVKIYNLIAFTLAAIFILLWENLTNDLFDAETGIDEFKFHSIVNLVKNKKIISFIAYTSLVIGLLIISIISVSTSINILILVASCCFLGYLYQGPPFRFGYQGLGEPLCWLAFGPFAYSAVLIALNPSNIYFEDIPWKVSLLLGTGPSLATTLVLFCSHFHQISEDKKHGKNSPLVRLGAKKGSQFVPWIIFTIYIFQLFTIFTRFIPVFCIFYLISFPQAIRLINLLKSSYKKPSAIKNSKFVAIKFQTLNGVGLITGLIFNYLLNK; via the coding sequence ATGGAAGAAGATAAAAAAAAATTATGGAAACAAGCAATAAAATGGCCTCTTTATTCTGTTGCCATACTACCGGTTTTAATAACAGGGGCTTATATACTCAATCAATATGAAAAGGTAAAAATTTATAATTTGATTGCATTTACTTTAGCTGCAATTTTTATATTACTTTGGGAAAATCTTACTAATGATTTATTCGATGCAGAAACAGGAATCGATGAATTTAAATTCCATTCAATTGTAAATCTTGTAAAAAATAAAAAAATAATTTCATTTATTGCATATACATCTTTAGTTATTGGTTTATTAATAATTTCAATTATTTCAGTATCAACAAGTATAAACATTTTGATTTTGGTGGCATCTTGCTGCTTCTTAGGATATTTATATCAAGGACCTCCTTTTAGATTTGGCTATCAAGGTTTAGGAGAACCATTATGCTGGCTTGCATTTGGACCTTTTGCTTACTCTGCAGTCTTAATTGCGTTAAATCCGTCTAATATTTACTTCGAAGATATTCCATGGAAAGTTTCTTTATTACTTGGTACAGGACCTTCCTTGGCAACAACTCTTGTATTATTTTGTTCTCATTTTCATCAAATTTCTGAAGATAAAAAGCATGGGAAAAATTCTCCTTTAGTTCGATTAGGAGCAAAAAAAGGTTCTCAATTTGTACCTTGGATAATTTTTACAATATATATTTTTCAACTTTTCACTATATTTACTAGATTTATTCCAGTGTTTTGTATCTTTTATTTGATTAGTTTTCCTCAAGCAATAAGACTTATAAATTTATTAAAGTCTTCATACAAAAAACCTTCGGCAATAAAAAATTCCAAATTTGTCGCAATTAAATTTCAAACTCTTAATGGAGTTGGCTTAATCACAGGATTAATATTTAATTACTTGCTTAATAAATGA
- the gshB gene encoding glutathione synthase: MKFLFVIDPIKNINPLKDSSAALMQASSKKNIEIWICTPQDLEARGDEVWASSVKVEVNPWISFKDNDCIPLAEFNCIWMRKDPPVNEAYLYATHLLEVAERKGVKVINKPSSLRAWNEKLGALRYSHLMAPTIVASKVKDLINFANINNEVVIKPLGGKGGQGVIRINKNSPGIKSIIELITSQEELPVMMQKFIPEVTEGDKRIIIVNGEAIGSINRIPQGGDFRSNLAMGGKAEPTLLTEKEKSICSELSQHFKDEGLFFVGIDVINGMLSEINVTSPTGLREIENLSNQNVSEEVIEKLLEII, translated from the coding sequence ATGAAATTTCTATTCGTAATAGATCCAATAAAAAATATAAATCCCTTAAAAGATTCATCTGCTGCTTTAATGCAAGCATCATCCAAAAAAAATATTGAAATCTGGATTTGTACTCCACAAGACCTTGAAGCTAGAGGTGATGAAGTATGGGCATCTTCCGTAAAAGTTGAAGTCAATCCTTGGATTTCTTTCAAAGATAATGATTGCATCCCCCTCGCCGAATTTAATTGCATTTGGATGAGAAAAGATCCTCCTGTAAATGAGGCTTATTTGTATGCAACCCATCTTTTAGAAGTTGCCGAAAGAAAAGGAGTAAAAGTAATTAACAAACCTTCATCATTAAGAGCATGGAATGAAAAGTTAGGTGCTTTGAGATACAGTCACTTAATGGCACCTACAATAGTTGCGAGTAAGGTAAAAGATCTTATTAATTTTGCAAATATAAATAATGAAGTAGTCATAAAACCTCTTGGAGGAAAAGGTGGTCAAGGTGTTATTAGGATAAACAAAAATTCTCCAGGAATTAAATCAATCATTGAATTAATCACTTCTCAAGAAGAATTACCCGTTATGATGCAAAAATTTATTCCTGAAGTCACAGAGGGTGACAAAAGAATAATTATCGTAAACGGTGAAGCAATTGGATCTATAAATAGGATTCCACAAGGCGGCGATTTTAGGAGTAACTTAGCGATGGGGGGAAAGGCTGAACCAACATTATTAACAGAAAAAGAAAAAAGTATCTGCTCAGAATTATCTCAACACTTTAAAGATGAAGGTTTATTTTTTGTAGGTATTGATGTAATAAATGGAATGCTTAGCGAGATTAATGTAACAAGTCCAACAGGTTTAAGAGAAATAGAAAATTTATCCAATCAAAATGTTTCAGAGGAAGTTATTGAAAAATTATTGGAAATTATCTAG
- a CDS encoding chorismate-binding protein: MKNDLNLTDFLKDVFSTFDKKVENSGLVSICVEIPCIDLLEIYELFINKYPFSSFWEESDGISYIAFEKCKYVTLDGPKRFEVAKEFNSENFKNLINLTNESHNSALSKIIYLFSFSENLNNKNLSSDVPSLEAILPKILFIKSDKNCWLRINGHVEGKSSLRTLIEEIWTIRNQVINSGSELIKSSGLKTSFDFPIIDDFLDSLEISNANLKKVVNRGIQLVEKGILEKIVLANRIKIKFKNKLDLVEILKRLKKNHPNTCRYVWKRNGKDILFGASPEKLFSFTKPNLTLEALAGTISTNSNFKKLLKSTKDLKEHNFVTQYLIKCLEVSKIKNFKKSDIKVNSFGDISHLQTLILSKVENICPFELLKTLHPSPAICGYPKNAALDWINTLESFPRGNYASPMGWVDASGNASFLLAIRGARYIEENIEFTAGSGIVSGSVLEKEIDEIKLKFESIVKQIFFAKNTR; this comes from the coding sequence ATGAAAAATGATTTAAACTTAACAGATTTTTTAAAAGACGTATTTTCCACTTTCGATAAGAAAGTGGAGAATTCTGGATTAGTAAGTATCTGTGTTGAAATTCCTTGTATTGATTTATTAGAAATATATGAATTGTTTATAAATAAATATCCGTTTTCTTCATTTTGGGAGGAATCTGATGGTATTTCATATATTGCTTTCGAGAAATGTAAATATGTTACCTTGGATGGCCCAAAAAGATTTGAGGTGGCAAAAGAGTTTAATTCTGAGAATTTTAAAAATTTAATTAACTTAACTAATGAATCACATAATTCTGCACTTTCAAAAATAATTTATTTATTTTCTTTTTCTGAAAACTTGAATAATAAAAATTTATCTTCTGATGTCCCTAGTTTGGAGGCTATCTTACCAAAAATATTATTTATTAAAAGTGATAAGAATTGCTGGTTAAGAATCAATGGTCATGTTGAAGGTAAATCATCATTAAGAACATTAATTGAAGAAATTTGGACAATTAGAAATCAAGTTATTAATTCTGGCTCAGAATTAATAAAATCATCTGGCTTAAAAACTAGTTTTGATTTCCCTATTATTGATGATTTCTTGGACTCCTTAGAAATTTCTAATGCAAATTTGAAAAAAGTAGTAAATAGAGGAATTCAATTAGTAGAAAAAGGTATTCTCGAAAAGATAGTTTTAGCAAATAGGATTAAAATAAAATTTAAAAATAAATTAGATTTAGTAGAAATTTTAAAAAGATTAAAAAAGAATCATCCAAATACATGCAGATACGTTTGGAAAAGGAATGGTAAGGATATTTTGTTTGGAGCATCTCCAGAAAAATTATTTTCTTTCACTAAACCTAATTTAACTTTGGAGGCTCTTGCTGGAACTATCTCTACTAATTCAAATTTTAAGAAACTCCTAAAAAGTACTAAAGACTTAAAAGAACATAATTTCGTAACACAGTATTTGATTAAATGTTTAGAAGTTTCAAAGATAAAAAACTTTAAAAAAAGTGATATCAAGGTAAATTCATTTGGAGATATTTCTCATCTACAAACACTCATTTTATCTAAAGTTGAAAATATATGTCCTTTTGAATTGCTTAAAACCTTACATCCATCTCCTGCTATTTGTGGATATCCAAAAAATGCAGCTTTGGATTGGATAAACACTCTTGAGTCTTTTCCTAGAGGAAATTATGCTTCTCCAATGGGTTGGGTTGATGCATCAGGAAATGCATCATTTCTTTTAGCAATAAGAGGCGCAAGATATATTGAAGAAAATATTGAATTTACTGCAGGTTCAGGTATAGTTTCAGGCTCAGTTTTAGAGAAAGAAATAGATGAGATTAAATTAAAATTTGAATCTATAGTAAAACAAATATTTTTCGCTAAAAATACTAGATAA
- a CDS encoding acyl-CoA thioesterase produces MKPADWLILQKKVRFGDCDSAGVIHFHNLLKWSHEAWEESIEIYGIPYQDIFPDFSIRKSQIIFPIINCEANFLAPIKIGDFLKVKIAPHKINTHLFQVNSFFIKNGNKVAEGKIIHCSLDVDSRNKIELPDQLERWIEASNVSSNLKEC; encoded by the coding sequence ATGAAACCCGCTGACTGGTTGATATTGCAGAAGAAGGTAAGATTCGGTGATTGTGATTCTGCAGGTGTAATTCATTTTCATAACTTATTAAAATGGTCGCACGAAGCTTGGGAAGAGAGTATCGAAATTTATGGGATTCCATATCAAGATATTTTCCCAGATTTTTCTATACGTAAAAGTCAAATTATTTTTCCCATAATAAACTGTGAAGCAAACTTTCTTGCGCCTATAAAAATTGGAGATTTCTTAAAAGTAAAAATTGCCCCTCATAAAATTAATACACATTTGTTCCAAGTAAATAGCTTTTTTATAAAAAATGGAAATAAAGTAGCAGAAGGAAAAATAATACATTGTTCTTTAGATGTTGATTCAAGAAATAAAATAGAACTTCCCGATCAGTTAGAAAGATGGATAGAGGCGTCAAATGTAAGCTCAAATTTAAAAGAATGCTAA
- a CDS encoding AMP-binding protein, translated as MKNKIHTIEVENNETQSVEKIIKKIKENKIIYVKNKFYENEDVFDSITENGPAIILNSSGSSGKPRKCFHHLDNLQLSAITSGKWLIEQGFELQKCLILNTLPLNHISGLMPIFRSQTWGCDCINISPHLIKKTRELLLFTIKSKKNKKHLITSLVPTQLQRLLAQKDGISWLKIFDLIWVGGATISREAAEQCIEEKIKLAPCYGSTETAAMVTSLKPKEFLMGFKNVGEILPDTKIRINAKGLIEIKSARIGIEIIDSSKTENFKNKNGWWQTGDLGEINQINNSLYLNFLGRSDNAFNSGGEIVFPEVIESRLNDFIIKENIPINKFNISKVSDKLWGNKIKIIVEFTELINYKKIKNSLNLLKKFSQSWPKHEKPEKWIVKKNTSAEKINYKFKK; from the coding sequence ATGAAAAATAAAATTCATACTATTGAAGTTGAAAATAATGAAACTCAATCTGTTGAGAAAATTATTAAAAAAATTAAAGAGAATAAAATTATTTATGTAAAAAACAAATTTTATGAGAATGAAGATGTATTTGATTCAATTACTGAAAATGGGCCAGCAATTATCTTAAACAGTAGTGGGAGTTCTGGAAAACCAAGAAAATGTTTTCATCATTTAGATAATCTTCAATTATCTGCTATTACATCAGGGAAATGGCTAATAGAGCAAGGATTCGAATTGCAAAAATGCCTAATTTTAAATACTTTACCCCTGAACCATATAAGTGGATTAATGCCAATTTTTAGAAGTCAAACTTGGGGATGTGATTGTATTAATATTTCTCCGCATTTAATAAAAAAAACTCGAGAACTTTTACTTTTTACAATTAAATCTAAAAAAAACAAAAAACACTTGATTACATCATTAGTACCTACCCAATTACAAAGACTTTTAGCTCAAAAAGATGGAATTAGTTGGCTGAAAATTTTTGATCTAATTTGGGTAGGTGGAGCTACAATTTCAAGGGAAGCTGCAGAACAATGTATAGAAGAAAAGATAAAATTAGCACCTTGTTACGGCTCAACTGAAACAGCAGCCATGGTTACGAGTTTAAAACCAAAAGAATTCTTAATGGGTTTTAAAAATGTTGGAGAAATACTACCTGATACAAAAATCAGAATTAACGCAAAAGGATTAATCGAGATAAAATCAGCCAGAATTGGAATCGAAATAATAGACTCTTCAAAAACTGAAAATTTCAAAAATAAAAATGGGTGGTGGCAAACCGGTGATTTAGGTGAAATTAATCAAATCAATAATTCTTTATATTTAAACTTTCTTGGAAGAAGTGATAACGCTTTTAATTCAGGAGGAGAAATCGTTTTCCCAGAAGTAATTGAATCTCGATTAAATGATTTCATTATTAAAGAAAATATCCCAATTAATAAATTCAATATTTCAAAAGTATCAGACAAATTATGGGGAAATAAAATTAAAATAATTGTTGAATTTACAGAACTTATAAATTATAAAAAAATTAAAAATTCATTAAATTTATTAAAAAAATTTTCTCAAAGTTGGCCTAAACATGAAAAACCTGAAAAGTGGATTGTTAAAAAAAATACCAGTGCAGAAAAAATAAACTATAAATTTAAAAAATAA